The Lysinibacillus pakistanensis genome includes a window with the following:
- the flhB gene encoding flagellar biosynthesis protein FlhB, whose protein sequence is MKLLLDLDLQYFSGEKTEKATPKKRQDARKKGQVVKSQDISSAIVMLMVFIFLFFFAGSMRDDLLAFFRQTFIHNIRVETLTIDSVIRLFTETLVQMAFIVVPIMAIAFVGALAGNFLQFGFLFTLEPMKFDLTKMDPIKGLKKIFSVKAIVELIKSVLKIGFIGGVTTIIVWTNLPEVLALSFKSPGITLITVGKLVGIMGIAASLVLLCVSILDWMYQKHDYEKNLKMSKQDIKDEYKNSEGDPLIKSKIKQRQREMAMRRMMSEIPSADVVITNPTHYAIALKYDENSMDAPRVVAKGTDFIAQKIKLIAKEHDVIMVENRPLARAMYDQVEIGDQVPEEFFKAVAEVLAYVYRIKRKI, encoded by the coding sequence ATGAAGCTACTACTAGACTTAGATTTACAATATTTTTCCGGAGAAAAGACGGAGAAGGCAACACCTAAAAAACGCCAAGATGCTCGTAAAAAGGGTCAGGTTGTTAAAAGTCAGGATATTTCCAGTGCTATTGTCATGCTCATGGTCTTTATCTTTTTATTCTTCTTCGCAGGCTCAATGCGAGACGATTTATTGGCTTTTTTTAGACAAACCTTTATCCATAATATACGCGTAGAAACACTTACAATTGATAGTGTCATACGCCTTTTTACAGAAACTTTAGTACAAATGGCTTTTATTGTTGTTCCAATAATGGCAATAGCCTTTGTAGGAGCCTTAGCGGGTAACTTTTTACAATTCGGTTTTTTATTTACTTTAGAGCCAATGAAATTTGATTTAACGAAGATGGATCCAATCAAGGGATTAAAAAAAATATTTTCAGTTAAGGCCATTGTAGAGCTGATTAAATCCGTATTAAAGATTGGTTTTATTGGTGGCGTTACGACCATTATTGTATGGACGAATTTGCCAGAGGTTTTGGCATTATCCTTTAAAAGCCCTGGAATTACACTGATTACAGTGGGCAAGCTTGTAGGAATCATGGGAATTGCAGCTTCCCTCGTTCTACTTTGTGTATCCATTTTAGATTGGATGTATCAAAAACATGATTACGAAAAAAATCTTAAAATGTCTAAGCAAGATATTAAAGATGAATATAAAAATAGTGAGGGTGACCCGCTAATTAAATCAAAAATCAAACAGCGTCAACGTGAAATGGCGATGCGTCGTATGATGTCAGAAATTCCTAGCGCGGATGTTGTCATTACAAACCCTACGCACTATGCAATTGCCCTCAAATATGATGAGAATAGTATGGATGCTCCACGCGTTGTGGCGAAGGGGACAGACTTTATCGCTCAAAAGATTAAGCTGATTGCAAAAGAACATGATGTCATTATGGTTGAAAATAGACCATTAGCACGAGCAATGTATGATCAGGTAGAAATTGGCGATCAAGTACCAGAAGAGTTTTTCAAAGCAGTGGCAGAAGTGCTTGCTTATGTATATCGAATTAAGCGGAAAATTTAA
- the flhA gene encoding flagellar biosynthesis protein FlhA codes for MKVRDIGVLGAVILIVAMLIIPLPPWMLSFLIVINITLGLIVLLTAMSMKEALDFSIFPSVILLLTLFRLGLSVSTTRAILANGDAGAVVETFGDFVVGGNVLVGLVVFLILVLIQFIVITKGAERVAEVAARFTLDAMPGKQMSIDADLNAGIISEREARERRDKVSGEADFYGAMDGATKFVKGDAIASMVMVIINLLFGIIIGVVQMKLPFAEAATHFSKLTVGDGIVSQIPALLISTATGIVVTRASSKGSLGQDITGQLFAQAKLLYVAGGTIVLLGLFTPIPNWVTLPIGISLIAGAYMMERKKPEDEEELLEIEEEVATDGMKSPENVVNLLNVDPIEFEFGYGLIPLVDAAQGGDLLDRVIMIRRQLALELGIVIPVVRIRDNIQLQPNEYRIKIKGNEMARGELLLDHYLAMSPGDDDSIEGIDTVEPSFGLPAKWITEQVKEDAEMFGYTVVDPPSVVSTHLTEMIRANAYELLGRQETKQLIDHLRETHPILVEELTPAPLSTGEIQKVLGKLLRENVSVRNLPIIFETLADYAKLTSDTDLLTEYVRQSLARQITSQFVGDGSSLKVITVSGKVEKMIADSIQQTDHGNYLAMDPQDSQIVLESIAAEIERVSFMEQSAIILCSPAVRMYLRQLTERYFPQIPVLSYNELDATVEIQSVGVVNVE; via the coding sequence ATGAAAGTTCGCGATATAGGGGTTTTAGGTGCGGTTATTTTAATCGTTGCGATGCTCATCATCCCTCTTCCTCCGTGGATGTTAAGTTTCTTAATCGTCATTAATATTACATTGGGATTAATCGTACTTTTAACAGCAATGAGTATGAAGGAAGCATTAGATTTTTCAATATTTCCTTCCGTTATTTTACTGTTAACCTTATTCCGACTCGGACTGAGTGTATCAACAACACGTGCCATCTTGGCAAACGGAGATGCTGGTGCTGTTGTTGAAACCTTTGGTGATTTCGTAGTCGGCGGGAATGTTCTTGTTGGGTTAGTTGTATTCTTAATTCTTGTGTTAATTCAGTTTATCGTTATCACTAAAGGAGCGGAGCGTGTAGCTGAGGTAGCAGCACGATTCACACTGGATGCGATGCCTGGTAAACAAATGAGTATTGATGCTGACTTAAATGCAGGAATTATTTCTGAGCGAGAAGCACGTGAACGACGCGATAAAGTATCGGGTGAAGCGGATTTCTACGGAGCAATGGATGGTGCCACAAAATTTGTTAAAGGGGATGCCATTGCCTCTATGGTAATGGTTATTATCAACCTATTATTTGGGATTATCATCGGTGTTGTGCAGATGAAGCTTCCATTTGCAGAAGCAGCAACTCACTTTTCTAAGCTAACTGTTGGTGACGGTATTGTATCTCAAATTCCTGCGCTATTAATTTCTACAGCGACAGGTATTGTTGTAACACGTGCATCCTCTAAAGGAAGTCTTGGACAAGATATTACGGGTCAGCTCTTTGCTCAAGCAAAACTGCTCTATGTTGCGGGCGGTACAATTGTATTACTAGGGTTATTTACACCTATTCCAAACTGGGTTACACTTCCAATTGGCATCTCGCTAATTGCTGGTGCATATATGATGGAACGTAAGAAACCAGAAGATGAAGAAGAATTACTTGAAATTGAGGAAGAAGTGGCAACAGACGGTATGAAGAGCCCTGAAAATGTTGTGAATTTATTAAATGTGGACCCTATTGAATTTGAATTTGGCTATGGTCTAATACCTTTAGTAGATGCTGCACAAGGTGGAGATTTATTAGACCGTGTCATTATGATTCGTCGTCAGTTAGCATTAGAATTAGGAATTGTTATTCCTGTTGTACGTATTCGAGACAACATTCAATTACAACCAAATGAATATCGAATTAAAATTAAGGGTAATGAAATGGCACGCGGTGAACTGTTGCTTGATCATTATTTAGCAATGAGTCCAGGGGACGATGATTCTATTGAGGGCATTGATACAGTCGAACCTTCATTCGGCTTACCAGCTAAATGGATAACTGAGCAAGTGAAAGAAGATGCTGAAATGTTTGGCTATACAGTAGTTGATCCACCGAGTGTTGTTTCAACACATCTAACAGAAATGATCCGTGCCAATGCATATGAGTTGCTTGGTCGACAAGAGACAAAGCAGCTAATCGATCATTTACGCGAAACACATCCAATTTTAGTAGAGGAATTGACACCTGCTCCATTATCAACAGGGGAAATTCAAAAAGTGTTGGGTAAATTACTCCGAGAAAATGTTTCTGTCCGCAATCTACCAATTATCTTTGAAACACTAGCTGATTATGCAAAATTAACTAGCGATACGGATTTATTAACGGAGTATGTGCGTCAATCTTTGGCGCGTCAGATTACTTCACAATTTGTTGGGGACGGTTCATCATTGAAGGTTATTACTGTTTCGGGTAAAGTAGAGAAAATGATTGCTGATAGTATTCAGCAAACCGATCACGGTAATTACTTGGCGATGGATCCACAAGATTCCCAAATTGTCCTGGAATCCATTGCAGCAGAAATAGAACGTGTTTCCTTTATGGAGCAGTCAGCTATAATATTATGCTCTCCAGCGGTTCGTATGTACCTGCGTCAGCTAACAGAGCGTTACTTCCCGCAAATTCCAGTTCTATCCTATAACGAACTTGATGCTACGGTTGAAATTCAAAGTGTTGGAGTGGTGAATGTAGAATGA
- the flhF gene encoding flagellar biosynthesis protein FlhF: protein MKMKKYYASSIPEAMKLVRAELGEDAVILNSKVVITKKFFGILKKKSFEVVAGIDSMEPKDLAPKPAEVPVIQPKKENVSLQEITHAVQAKIHQGQPQQDVSLLEDTGIPDELRKEIADLKSLMQSMHKKTTQAQYPDELFPFIEYLRQQELSEELITEIGDELFMHFREASEINFSQCKLITKNLLRKRLEDFPIGGISYERKYINVLGPTGVGKTTTIAKMAARAVLEKKKKIGFITTDTYRIAAIEQLKTYAGLLQAPVEIAYNATDFEQAVQRLAHLDLVFIDTAGRNYKEVKYVNDLQRLIKFDDQAESFLVLAMTTKEKDMANIIEQFKQLPIEKFIFTKLDETNSIGTMINLMIKYNKGLAYYTNGQEVPEDIEEANLEAVLNLFFQGEEK, encoded by the coding sequence ATGAAAATGAAAAAATATTATGCATCTTCCATACCAGAGGCTATGAAGCTTGTGCGTGCTGAGTTAGGTGAGGACGCTGTCATTCTGAATTCAAAAGTAGTAATCACAAAGAAATTTTTCGGGATTCTTAAAAAGAAAAGTTTTGAGGTGGTGGCAGGTATCGATTCAATGGAGCCAAAGGACTTGGCTCCAAAACCTGCCGAAGTACCAGTAATACAGCCTAAAAAAGAAAATGTAAGTTTACAAGAAATTACTCATGCTGTGCAAGCCAAAATACACCAAGGACAGCCGCAGCAGGATGTGTCTTTACTTGAAGACACAGGCATACCTGATGAATTGAGGAAGGAAATTGCAGATTTAAAATCTTTAATGCAGTCTATGCATAAAAAGACAACCCAAGCTCAATATCCCGATGAACTCTTCCCCTTCATTGAATACTTAAGACAGCAAGAGCTAAGTGAAGAGCTCATCACGGAGATTGGTGATGAGCTTTTTATGCATTTTAGAGAAGCATCAGAAATTAATTTTTCACAATGCAAGCTGATAACAAAAAATTTATTACGTAAAAGGCTAGAGGATTTTCCGATAGGAGGAATATCCTATGAAAGAAAATATATTAATGTACTTGGTCCTACAGGTGTTGGCAAAACAACAACTATTGCAAAAATGGCTGCTAGGGCAGTTTTAGAGAAAAAGAAAAAAATAGGATTTATTACAACTGATACTTACAGAATTGCAGCAATCGAGCAATTGAAAACATATGCAGGACTTTTACAGGCACCTGTCGAGATTGCCTATAATGCAACAGACTTTGAACAGGCCGTTCAACGTTTAGCTCATTTAGATTTAGTATTTATCGATACAGCAGGGAGAAATTATAAAGAAGTAAAATATGTTAATGATTTGCAACGTCTAATAAAATTTGATGATCAAGCAGAATCCTTCTTAGTCCTTGCTATGACAACAAAAGAGAAGGACATGGCAAACATTATCGAGCAATTTAAGCAATTACCAATTGAAAAATTCATTTTTACAAAGCTAGATGAAACAAATTCTATTGGCACAATGATTAATTTAATGATTAAATATAATAAAGGACTTGCTTACTATACGAATGGTCAAGAAGTACCAGAAGATATTGAAGAAGCTAATCTAGAAGCAGTGCTTAATTTGTTTTTCCAAGGTGAAGAAAAATGA
- a CDS encoding MinD/ParA family protein yields the protein MRDQAETLRLKMLKRQGDLGRAIAVVSGKGGVGKSNFTMNFATMLANRGKKVAIIDMDIGMGNINILIGKNVSFSLKDYLEGNKLLDEVVFEGPYGLKYISGGSGMSSVLEWSEVLLERLIHAFEQLQKNFDYILFDMGAGATSWSLELLTSIDEIIVISTAEPTSITDAYSMMKYIHVRDMDKQFYILCNRAFSKEEGMETNERLKQTMKRFLDKEVIVLGSLPEDAVVRKAVREQVPFSLAYPDALISKTLQLIVARFMEHRVEEVHAHDQSASKFLTKLRSIFSKGRD from the coding sequence ATGAGAGACCAAGCTGAAACATTACGCTTGAAAATGCTAAAACGGCAAGGAGATTTAGGTAGAGCAATTGCTGTTGTAAGTGGCAAAGGTGGGGTAGGTAAAAGTAACTTCACAATGAATTTTGCAACTATGCTAGCAAATAGAGGGAAAAAAGTTGCAATCATTGATATGGATATAGGTATGGGGAATATCAATATCTTAATTGGAAAAAATGTTTCTTTTAGTTTAAAAGATTACTTGGAAGGAAATAAGTTACTAGATGAAGTGGTATTTGAGGGTCCTTACGGTTTAAAGTATATTTCCGGTGGTTCTGGTATGTCGAGTGTCCTAGAATGGTCGGAAGTGTTGCTTGAACGACTTATACATGCATTTGAGCAACTACAAAAAAACTTTGATTATATTTTATTTGATATGGGGGCAGGAGCAACAAGCTGGTCATTAGAATTACTGACGTCAATCGATGAGATTATTGTTATTTCAACAGCTGAACCAACTTCTATTACAGACGCCTATTCGATGATGAAATATATTCATGTAAGAGATATGGATAAACAGTTTTATATTCTCTGTAACCGTGCTTTTAGTAAGGAAGAAGGAATGGAGACCAATGAACGATTAAAGCAAACCATGAAACGTTTTTTGGACAAAGAGGTTATTGTTTTAGGATCATTACCTGAGGATGCTGTTGTGCGTAAGGCTGTGCGCGAGCAAGTACCTTTTTCACTTGCTTATCCGGACGCACTTATTTCGAAGACACTTCAACTTATAGTGGCTCGTTTTATGGAACACCGTGTGGAGGAAGTTCACGCACATGATCAGTCAGCGAGTAAATTCTTAACTAAATTAAGAAGTATTTTTTCGAAAGGGCGTGATTAA
- a CDS encoding protein-glutamate methylesterase/protein-glutamine glutaminase: MDFLHKSKLLVVDDSAFMRKLISDFFVGNSKVEVVGTARNGKDAIKKIQSLRPTVVTMDIEMPEMNGLDALKEIMTICPVPVVMLSSTTQRGAENALSAIEFGAVDFVAKPSGTISLDLHKIQTELVHKVEQASLVPISKLKKPSGSKRQQEPALNVSTIRRDSPNEGKIASPVNISPTRVELSKSRVEWNKIGRKIVLIGTSTGGPRALQEVITKIPKTIQAPILIVQHMPAGFTKSLATRLDQLSEITVKEAEQGDILQNGVAYIAPGGYHLKLRKVGTSFGIVLDSNEPPRSGHRPSVDVMFEDVSQWKDFDKVAVIMTGMGQDGSNGLKVLKSTGNVIAIAESAETCIVYGMPKAAVETQLVDEVADVDDIAQTIMKYLP; this comes from the coding sequence TTGGACTTTTTACATAAAAGCAAGCTATTGGTAGTTGATGATTCTGCTTTTATGAGAAAGCTAATTAGTGACTTTTTTGTTGGTAATTCGAAGGTTGAAGTAGTTGGAACTGCACGAAATGGGAAAGACGCGATAAAAAAAATTCAATCATTGAGGCCGACAGTTGTGACAATGGATATTGAGATGCCTGAAATGAATGGACTTGATGCTTTAAAAGAAATAATGACAATATGTCCAGTACCTGTGGTGATGCTTTCTAGTACAACACAACGAGGTGCTGAAAATGCCTTATCAGCAATTGAATTTGGAGCAGTGGATTTTGTCGCTAAGCCAAGCGGAACAATTTCTCTTGATTTACATAAAATCCAAACTGAACTTGTCCACAAGGTTGAACAAGCATCATTGGTACCTATTTCAAAATTAAAGAAACCTTCTGGTAGTAAAAGACAACAAGAACCGGCATTAAACGTGAGTACCATAAGAAGAGATTCACCAAATGAAGGAAAAATAGCCTCTCCTGTTAATATTTCTCCAACAAGAGTAGAGCTATCAAAATCACGTGTGGAGTGGAATAAAATAGGTAGGAAAATTGTGTTGATTGGTACTTCTACTGGCGGACCAAGAGCGTTACAAGAAGTCATTACGAAAATTCCTAAAACAATTCAAGCACCGATTTTAATCGTCCAGCATATGCCGGCCGGGTTTACAAAATCACTTGCGACTCGCCTTGATCAATTGAGTGAAATTACTGTAAAAGAAGCCGAGCAAGGTGATATTCTCCAAAATGGAGTAGCCTATATTGCTCCTGGCGGGTATCATCTAAAACTTCGAAAAGTAGGTACCTCCTTTGGCATCGTTCTAGATAGTAATGAACCACCTAGATCCGGACATCGACCTTCTGTAGATGTGATGTTTGAAGATGTGAGTCAATGGAAGGATTTTGATAAGGTAGCAGTGATTATGACAGGTATGGGGCAAGATGGCTCAAATGGACTAAAGGTACTAAAAAGTACTGGCAATGTAATTGCTATCGCTGAGTCAGCTGAAACTTGCATTGTATATGGAATGCCAAAAGCAGCAGTAGAGACGCAGCTTGTTGATGAAGTTGCAGATGTAGATGATATTGCACAAACAATAATGAAATATTTGCCTTAA
- a CDS encoding chemotaxis protein CheA, whose translation MEVNQYLEMFIEESKEHLQACSEHLLELEKNPEDLAIVGEIFRSAHTLKGMSATMGFEDLADLTHKMENVLDAIRNEKIHVSPEILDVVFESVDHLEEMVMDIANGGDGKRDVSSTVAQLKRIELGEEAIPEVVATIEAPSAPAVASVLEYDSFEETVISQSAEQGFNAYEISVKLREDCLLKAARVFMVFEILEKDGDVIKSSPSVEKLEDEQFDQQFHVAFVTKESAEDMQKKIMKVSEVEEVNVATIDQKQFSEKEFQVNEEVAATTTAQVEVVDKAAAVPENNTPAAKSAKTATPAKADKSHAPVGNKTIRVNIERLDILMNLFEELVIDRGRLQSIATEVNHGELNETVERMSRVMGDLQTIILTMRMVPVETVFNRFPKMIRQLSRDLNKKINLEIIGAETELDRTVIDEIGDPLVHLIRNSVDHGIENPTARRAKGKPEEGTVVLRAYHSGNYVFIEIEDDGAGINRDKVLAKAISKGVVTQEQSYSMSDKQINELILASGFSTADVISDVSGRGVGLDVVKTTIESLGGNISIESTQDVGSIFSIQLPLTLSIISVMLIEIEKEIYAIPLSSIIETSIIRSSEIMNAHNQKVIDFRGKVVPLVFLEEIFEVPRKEQQDDEFHSVVIVRKGEKLAGLVVDSFIGQQEIVLKSLGNYLTNIFAISGATILGNGKVALIVDCNALIK comes from the coding sequence ATGGAAGTAAATCAATATTTAGAGATGTTTATTGAAGAAAGTAAAGAGCATTTACAAGCATGTAGTGAACATTTATTAGAATTAGAAAAAAATCCGGAAGATTTGGCGATTGTTGGGGAAATTTTCCGTTCGGCACATACATTAAAAGGTATGTCTGCAACGATGGGCTTCGAGGATTTAGCAGATTTAACGCATAAAATGGAGAACGTATTAGATGCAATCCGTAACGAAAAAATTCACGTATCACCGGAAATTCTAGATGTTGTCTTTGAGTCTGTTGATCATTTAGAAGAAATGGTGATGGACATTGCGAATGGTGGAGATGGAAAGCGAGATGTCTCTTCTACTGTAGCACAATTAAAACGTATCGAATTAGGTGAAGAAGCAATTCCTGAGGTTGTGGCAACTATTGAAGCGCCTTCAGCCCCTGCTGTAGCAAGCGTTTTAGAATATGACAGCTTTGAAGAAACGGTTATTTCCCAATCTGCGGAACAAGGTTTCAATGCTTATGAAATTTCAGTGAAATTACGTGAAGATTGTCTATTAAAAGCTGCACGTGTATTTATGGTGTTTGAAATTTTAGAAAAAGATGGAGATGTTATAAAATCAAGTCCATCTGTAGAGAAACTAGAAGACGAGCAGTTTGATCAACAATTCCATGTAGCCTTTGTGACGAAAGAATCTGCAGAAGATATGCAGAAAAAAATTATGAAAGTCTCTGAGGTGGAAGAGGTTAACGTTGCTACGATTGACCAAAAGCAATTTAGTGAAAAAGAATTCCAAGTAAATGAAGAAGTAGCTGCGACTACTACAGCACAGGTTGAAGTGGTGGATAAAGCTGCAGCAGTACCAGAAAACAATACACCAGCAGCTAAGTCTGCAAAAACGGCAACTCCAGCTAAGGCAGATAAAAGCCATGCACCTGTTGGAAATAAAACAATTCGTGTCAATATCGAGCGTCTGGATATTTTAATGAACTTATTTGAAGAGCTTGTAATAGATCGTGGAAGACTGCAGTCTATTGCAACAGAGGTAAACCATGGTGAGTTAAATGAAACGGTTGAACGTATGAGTCGTGTAATGGGTGACCTGCAAACGATTATTTTAACAATGCGAATGGTACCAGTGGAAACAGTATTCAACCGCTTCCCAAAAATGATTCGTCAATTGTCTCGCGATCTTAACAAGAAAATTAATCTTGAAATTATCGGTGCTGAAACAGAGCTAGATCGTACAGTTATCGATGAAATAGGAGATCCGCTTGTTCATTTAATTCGAAATTCTGTGGACCATGGTATTGAAAATCCTACTGCGCGTCGTGCTAAAGGAAAGCCAGAAGAAGGGACAGTTGTACTACGTGCATATCATAGTGGTAACTATGTCTTTATTGAAATTGAGGATGATGGCGCAGGGATTAACCGTGATAAAGTATTAGCAAAAGCAATATCTAAAGGTGTTGTAACGCAAGAGCAATCCTATTCAATGTCAGATAAGCAAATTAACGAGTTAATTTTAGCATCTGGGTTCTCAACAGCTGATGTCATTTCGGATGTTTCAGGGCGAGGCGTTGGATTAGACGTTGTGAAAACAACCATTGAATCTTTAGGTGGAAATATTTCGATTGAATCTACACAAGATGTAGGATCAATCTTCTCAATTCAACTACCCCTAACATTATCGATTATCTCGGTCATGCTGATAGAGATTGAAAAAGAGATTTATGCTATTCCACTTTCATCAATAATTGAAACTTCTATTATCCGTTCATCAGAGATTATGAATGCGCATAATCAAAAAGTAATTGACTTCCGTGGGAAGGTTGTCCCGCTTGTGTTCTTAGAAGAAATCTTCGAAGTACCTCGTAAAGAGCAGCAGGATGATGAATTCCATTCAGTAGTCATCGTACGAAAAGGCGAGAAACTTGCTGGTTTAGTTGTGGATTCATTCATTGGCCAACAAGAGATTGTACTGAAGTCATTAGGCAATTACTTAACGAATATCTTTGCTATTTCAGGTGCAACTATTTTAGGTAACGGAAAAGTAGCCTTAATTGTGGACTGTAACGCACTTATAAAATAA
- a CDS encoding chemotaxis protein CheW, producing the protein MTNAVEQESIKVIVFQLADKEYAIPVSHVQGIEKLMHITRVPKTAKYVKGVINLRGVVTPIVDLRERFELPISEHEETTRIIIISLEDMEVGFVVDSANDVLDIPANSIEPQPEVVGSLEEEFISGVAKIDKRLLILLHLEKVLNPLK; encoded by the coding sequence ATGACAAACGCAGTGGAACAAGAAAGTATTAAAGTAATTGTCTTTCAATTAGCCGATAAAGAATATGCAATCCCAGTGTCACATGTACAAGGGATTGAAAAATTAATGCATATTACTCGTGTACCAAAAACGGCGAAATATGTGAAAGGTGTCATTAACCTTCGTGGTGTTGTAACACCAATTGTTGATTTACGAGAAAGATTTGAATTACCAATTTCTGAGCACGAAGAAACAACGCGTATTATCATTATTTCCTTAGAAGATATGGAAGTAGGCTTCGTCGTAGACTCTGCAAATGATGTATTAGACATTCCTGCAAATTCAATTGAACCACAGCCAGAAGTAGTTGGATCGCTTGAAGAAGAGTTTATTTCAGGAGTAGCTAAAATTGATAAACGATTATTAATTTTATTGCATTTAGAGAAAGTACTAAATCCACTAAAGTAG
- a CDS encoding chemotaxis protein CheC — protein MTLNQKITSLHLDVLKEIGNIGAAHAATALSNLLGKKIDMRVPKVEMVSFNDMMELAGGSENVVVGIYLRIEGDAEGSMFFILPIEQANRFIRRLIHDESFDFKKRPVSELGLSAMQEMGNILSGSYLSALSDFTNLKIYPTVPGLSVDMFGAIISIGLIELSHVSDNVIVINTSIFEDGVEDHETVRGHFFLLPDPDSFDAIFKALGVS, from the coding sequence ATGACACTTAATCAAAAGATTACATCACTACATTTAGATGTATTAAAGGAAATTGGGAATATTGGTGCTGCGCATGCTGCGACAGCACTTTCCAATTTACTCGGAAAAAAAATTGATATGCGAGTACCAAAGGTAGAAATGGTGTCGTTTAATGACATGATGGAGCTTGCTGGTGGATCTGAAAATGTTGTAGTTGGCATCTATCTACGCATCGAAGGTGATGCTGAAGGCAGTATGTTCTTTATCTTGCCAATCGAACAAGCGAATCGTTTTATTCGTCGTCTTATTCATGATGAATCATTCGACTTTAAAAAACGACCAGTTTCAGAGCTAGGGTTATCAGCCATGCAGGAAATGGGGAATATTTTATCAGGTTCCTATTTATCCGCATTATCTGACTTTACAAATTTGAAAATTTATCCAACTGTTCCAGGACTAAGCGTTGATATGTTTGGTGCTATTATCAGTATTGGCTTAATTGAATTATCACATGTAAGCGATAATGTTATCGTCATAAACACATCCATTTTTGAAGACGGGGTAGAGGACCACGAAACAGTAAGGGGCCACTTTTTCCTATTGCCCGATCCAGACTCATTTGATGCTATTTTCAAAGCATTAGGAGTTTCGTAG
- a CDS encoding chemotaxis protein CheD, with protein sequence MMLNSSSGLVIKVGIAQMDVVKLPNTIRTSGLGSCVGVILYDESKKIAGLIHVMLPDSSLGRQESINVAKFADTGISAMIDLLKIEGVQKFKLKAKIAGGAQMFQFTSDKDSMRIGPRNVEAVKRELKRHGIPLVAEDTGGNSGRTIEFNPATSTLHIRTVNQGVSEI encoded by the coding sequence ATGATGCTAAATAGTAGTAGTGGGCTAGTGATTAAAGTTGGAATTGCACAAATGGATGTGGTAAAGTTACCCAACACTATCAGAACATCAGGTCTTGGATCTTGTGTAGGTGTTATTTTATATGATGAATCAAAAAAAATTGCTGGTTTAATACATGTGATGTTGCCAGATTCAAGTTTAGGTAGACAGGAGTCAATAAACGTAGCCAAATTCGCTGATACAGGTATTTCAGCTATGATTGACTTATTAAAAATAGAAGGCGTACAAAAATTCAAGCTAAAGGCAAAAATTGCGGGTGGTGCACAGATGTTCCAATTCACCTCAGATAAAGACTCGATGCGCATTGGTCCACGTAATGTTGAGGCTGTCAAACGTGAGTTGAAACGCCATGGCATTCCATTAGTTGCAGAAGACACTGGTGGTAATAGTGGTAGAACAATTGAATTTAATCCAGCGACGTCAACATTACATATTCGAACAGTTAACCAAGGAGTGAGCGAAATATAA